The following DNA comes from Amycolatopsis albispora.
TCAAAAGCCCGCAACTCCGCCAGTTCGTACCCGTGCTCCCCGAACGTGGCCACATCCCGCGCCAGCGCCGCCGGGTCACAGGCCACGTACACCACCCGCTCCGGCGATCCTTCGGCAATCGCGTCGACGACCGCCTTGCCCGCGCCCTTCCGCGGCGGGTCCAGCACCACCACGTCCGGCCGCTCGTCCTCCGGGTCCAGCGCGTCCAGCACGTCCTCCACCAGCCCGGACCGCCAGTGCACCTGCGGCAGGTCCACCAGGTTTGCCGTGCCGTCGACCACCGCGCGCCGGCCGGATTCCACCGCCAGCACGTTGCCCCGCTCGCCGACCTGCTCGGCCAGCACCGACGCGAACAACCCCACGCCCGCGTACAGGTCCCACACGCGCCCGGTCCGCGGCGCCCGCGCCCATTCCCCGACCACGCCGGCGAAAGTGTCCGCGGCGGCCGGGTGCACCTGCCAGAAACCGTGCGCGTCCAGGCGCCAGTCCCGGCCGGCGGCGTGCTGGACGGCGACCCCGGCACTGTCCACATGCACCTGTCCGTCGCCGTCCACCGCCACCTCGATTTCGCTGCCGGGACGCCACTTCCGCGCCAGCACCCCGTCCAGCGCGCCGGGCACGGTGATCGGGCAGCCGTTGCCCGCCAGCGGGATCACCCGGTGGCTGCGGTGCGCGCGCAACCCGGCGCGCCCGTCGCGACCGGCCACCAGCCGCACCCGCGTCCGCCAGCCGAGCGGCCCGCCGGGTAGCTCCTCGACCTCGACCTCGCGCTCCAGTCCGGCCAGCCGCCGCAGCTGCTCGGTGATCACCGCGGCCTTCATTTCCCGTTGTGCCGCAGGCGAAGCGTGCTGCCAGTCGCAGCCGCCACAGAGCCCGGGACCGGACAGCGGGCACGGCGGCGTCACGCGCTCCGGCGCGGCGGTGAGCACCTCGACGGCGTCCGCCCGGCAGAACGAACCGCCCTTGTCCTCGGTGACCTCGGCGATCACCCGCTCCCCCGGCAGGCCGTGGCGCACAAAAACCACCCGGCCCTCGGCCCGCGCCACGCAGTGCCCGCCGTGCGCGACCGCGCCGATCTCCAGCTCGATCCGCCTGCCACGCCAGCTCTCGCTCACTGGCCGCGCTCCGAAGTGGACGAACCCATCAGGCCGCGCCGCACGTCACCGGCGGCCGGGCGCTCCCGGCCCGCCCGGTCGTAGGCCTTCTCCGAGGACTTCAGCTGCCACGGCACGCTGGTCACCATCACCCCCGGCTGGAACAGCAGCCTGCCCTTGAGCCGCAGCGCGCTCTGGTTGTGCAGCACCTGCTCCCACCAGTGCCCGACCACGTACTCCGGGATGAACACGGTGACCACGTGACGCGGGTTGTCGCCCCGGATGCGCTTGACGTAGTCCAGCACCGGCTTGGTGATCTCGCGGTACGGCGACTCGACCACCTTCAGCGGCACCTTGAACCCCTTCTTGCCCCATTCCGAAACCAGCTTGCGGGTGTCGGCGTCGTCCACGTTGACGGTGACCGCCTCCAGCACGTCCGGCCGGGTCGCCTTCGCGTAGGCCAGCGCCCGCAGCGTCGGGCGGTGCAGCTGGGAAACCAGCACCACCGCGTGGTTGCGCGAGGGCAGCACGACCGGCATCTCGTCGTCCTTGCGCAGTTCCTCGGCCACCCGGTCGTAGTGCTTCCGGATCGCGCTCATCACACCGAAGATGGCCACCATCGCGACGATCGCGATCCATGCGCCGGCGAGGAACTTGGTGATCAGCACGATGACCAGCACCGAGCCGGTCATCACCAGGCCGAAGGCGTTGATGCTCTGCGACTGCCGCATCCGGCGCCGCTCGGCGGGCGCCGGCGGCTTCTCGGTGTTGCCCAGCAGCCGGTTCCAGTGCCGCAGCATGCCGATCTGGCTCAGCGTGAACGAGACGAACACGCCCACGGTGTACAGCGGGATCAGCCGGGTCACCTCGGCGTCGAAGGCGACCACCAGCACGATGGCGAACCCGGCCAGGAACAGGATGCCGTTGGAGAAGGCCAGCCGGTCGCCGCGGGTGTGCAGCTGGCGCGGCAGGAACCGGTCCTGCGCCAGGATCGAGCCGAGCACGGGGAAGCCGTTGAACGCGGTGTTCGCGGCCAGCACCAGGATCAGCGCGGTGACCACGGTCACGAAGAAGAACCCGGGCGCGAAGCCGGAGAACACCGTCTCGGCCAGCTGCACCACCAGCGTGTCCTGGGTGTAGCCGGGCGGCGCGTTGAGCAGCTGCTCCGCCGGGTTCTCGGCGAGCACCACGCCGGTCTCGCGGGCCAGCACGATGATGCCCATGAACATGGTCACCGCGATGGTGCCGAGCATCAGCAGCGTGGTGGCCGCGTTGCGGGACTTGGGCTTGCGGAAGGCGGGCACGCCGTTGCTGATCGCCTCGACCCCGGTCAGCGCGGCGCAGCCCTGGGTGAACGCGCGCAGCACCAGGAAGACCATCGCCAGCCCGGTCAGGTGCTCGTTGTCCTGCGCCAGCTGCAGCCCGGCGCTGTCGGCCTTGAGCTCCTCACCGGCCACCAGCGTGCGGTAGAGCCCGTAGGTGATCATCACGAAGATGCCGAGCATGAACGCGTAGGTGGGCACCGCGAAGGTGCTGCCGGACTCGCGGATGCCACGCAGGTTCATCGCCGAGAGCAGCAGGATGCCGCCGATGCAGAACATCACCTTGTGCTCGGCCACGAACGGCACCAGCGCGCCGATGTTCGCCGCGGCCGCGGAAATCGACACCGCCACCGTCAGCACGTAGTCGACCAGCAGCGCGCTGGCCACGGTCAGCCCCGCCTTCGGGCCGATGTTGACCGTGGCCACCTCGTAGTCGCCACCGCCGCTGGGATAGGCGTGCACGTTCTGCCGGTAGCTGGCGACCACGGCCAGCATGACCACCACCACGACCAGCCCGATCCACGGCGACATGGTGAACGAGGCCAGCCCGGCGACGCTGAGCGTCAGGAAGATCTCTTCCGGCGCGTACGCGACACTGGACAGCGCGTCGGAGGCGAAGACGGGGAGTGCGATCCGCTTGGGCAGCAGGGTGTGGGCCAGCCGGTCGCTGCGGAACGGCCGACCCAGTACCAGCCGTTTGACCGCGGTGGCGAACTTGGACACGGCCGAAGGGTAATGGAGCCCGCGCACACCCCGCCGGGCGCCGCGCGGTAAGGCGCCCTCCCCTCTCCGGGGTGCTGGCGGTAGGTTCTCCGCTGGTGTGTGAGATTAGGGAGGCGCAACGGTGCACGTGGTGATCATGGGGTGCGGCCGGGTGGGCGCATCGCTGGCCGCCGCACTCGAACGGCTCGGGCACGAGGTCGCCGTGATCGACCGCGACCAGCAGTCGTTCCGCAGGCTGGGCAGCGACTTCCACGGCCAGCAGGTGGTCGGGGTCGGCTTCGACCGGCGGGTGCTGACCGAGGCAGGCATCGAGCGCGCCGGCGCCTTCGCGGCGGTGTCCAGCGGTGACAACTCGAACATCATCTCGGCCAGGGTGGCCAGGGAGACCTTCGGCGTCGAGCACGTGGTGGCGCGGATCTACGACCACAAGCGCGCCGCGGTCTACGAGCGCCTCGGCATCCCGACGGTGGCCACCGTGCCGTGGACCACCGACCGGTTCCTGCGGACCCTGCTGCCCGACGGCGTGGCCTCGGCGTGGCGGGATCCCTCCGGCACGGTCGCGCTGCTCCAGCTGCCGCTGCACGAGGACTGGATCGGCCGCAGCGTGGCCCAGCTCCAGGCCGAAACCGGCGCGCGGGTGGCGTTCATCATGCGGTTCGGCACCGGGGTGCTGCCCGATTCGAAGGCCGTGCTGCAGTCCGGTGACGTGGTCTACGTGGCCGCGCACTCGGGCACGGTGAGCGACGTGACGAGCGTGGCCGCGCGCGCCCCCGAGGAGGAGAACTGATGCGGGTCGCCATTGCCGGAGCCGGCGCGGTCGGCCGGTCGATCGCCGCAGAACTGGTGGACGCCGGGCACCAGGTGATGCTCATCGAGCGCCAGTCCGACCAGTTCATGCCGGAAACCGTGGAGCAGGCCGACTGGGTGCTCGGCGACGCCTGCGAGGTGTCCACTCTGGAGGAGTCGGACATCGAGCTGTGCGACGTGGTGATCGCGGCCACCGGTGACGACAAGGTGAACCTGGTGGTGTCGCTGCTGGCGAAGACCGAGTTCGCGGTGCGCCGGGTGGTGGCCAGGGTGAACAACCCGGCCAACGAGTGGCTGTTCAACGACGCGTGGGGGGTGGACGTGGCGGTGTCCACCCCGCGCATGCTGGCGGCGATGGTGGAGGAGGCGGTCAGCGTCGGCGACCTGGTGCGGCTGATGACCTTCCGGCAGAGCCAGGCGAACCTGGTGGAGATCACGCTGCCGGAGGAGACCCCGCTGGCCGGGCGCCCGGTGGCGGATCTGGCCCTGCCGCGGGACGCGGCGCTGGTGACGATCCTGCGCGGGGAGCGGGTGATCGTGCCCCAGCCGGACGACCCGCTCGAGGCCGGGGACGAGCTGCTGTTCGTCTCGCAGTCCGATGTGGAACCGGAGATCCGCGCGGCGCTGGGGTACTGATCGTCTGACATGGCCCAACCTGTCTGGCCTGCGCGCTACCGCATCGATCCGGAAAGCCTGCGCGAGACGATCGAGAACCCCGCGGAACTGACCCTGTGGCTCGACGCGGCGCTGGCGCGGACCCCGCCGTCGGATCCCGACGACGAGCGCGCGCACCGCACCGCCATCGGTGTGGCGGCCCGCATGCTGGAGCGGCTCGACGAGGCCGAGGTCCAGCTGGGCCGCGCGGTCGAGCTGGCCACCAAGCCGCGTGACGCGGTGCTGGCGCGGGTCCGGCTGGCTCACGTGCACCAGTGGCAGGGCCGGTTCACGCTGGCCGAATCGGAGTTCCGGCACTGCCTCCGCGACGCGCACCTGGCCGGAGATCAGGTGCACGTGGTCTACCAGCACGCCGGGAAGTGCGCCTACGACGCCGGGGACTGGGTGCTGGCCAGGGAGCGGTTCGCCACCGCGATGCGCCTGCGGCTCTACGGCGGTGACGAGGAGCTGATCGAGGCCACCAGGATGGCGCTGGACGCCGCCGACGCGGCCGTCACCGCGGCCGCGGTGGGCGCGGAGCTGGACCGGCTGGTGCCCGCCGTGCACAAGCTCACCGCGACCCGGCTGGCGCCGGCCATCTTCGACCGGCACGGGCTGCCACCGCACGCGGGCACGCTGGTCGAACTCGGCCTGCTCGGGGTGTCGAAGCCGGTGCCGCTGGAGGTGGTGCGCGGGCTGCACCGGTACGTCACAGGTCTGGAGGCGCGGCTCGACGCGCTCGTGGCAGCGGGCTGGCTGCTCAAAACGGCCAAAACGGTCGTGGTCAGCTCGCGGGGGCGGGCGTTGTTGCGCCAGCTGGCGGTCGCGCAGGCGCAGACGGCCCGCACCCTTTGGGGCGAACCAGTTCTAGGGAAGTCACTAGCCGACGAGGTCGTCTCGGGCGCGGTCGGGACCTCCGGCGGCCCGGTGTTCGACGCCGTGGCAAGGCTCGCCGAACACAATCCGGACCCCGGTGTGGCGGGTGATCTGTTCCACCGGCTGAATGCGCTGCGTCACCACCGAGCCGACGGCCACGCGGCGGCGTGGCAGGCCGAAGGGCACACCGTGCGCTCGGTCCGGCGGCTGGCGGCGGGCTCACCGGAACGCGTCCGGATCGACGCGCTGACCGACCGGATCGCCGCCCGCGCGTACCGGCCGCTGTCGCACCAGCGGCGCACCGAACTGCTCAGCGTGCTCCGGGGCCTGCGGCACGAGCCCCTGGTGTGAGGCCGCACTGGTGAGCGCAGTGGCGCCCGGGGGAAGCCGAGGTGTCACGAATGTGGCTTTCGAGACGTCTGGCGTCTCGAAAGCCACATTCGTGACATCCGAGCCACCCGGCGGGCAGGCTCGCTGGGCGCTGCGTCGCGGTCGCCGATGGCCGCGCTGCCCGGACACGAATGTGGCTTTCGGGGCGGATTTCGCCCCGAAAGCCACATTCGTGTCCAAGCCCGCGCGTTACGTGCTCTGGTCCGGCGTCTGCGCGTACTTCTCCCGCAGCCTGGCCTCGACCTGCTCGTCGGTCTCCTCGGCCGGTTCCGGGCCCTCTTCGGCCTCACGCTGCTTGATCCGCTTGTCCGCGCGCCGGATCGCCCACACCACCACGATCAGCGCCAAACCCCACAGCGGATAGCCCATGGCGATCTTCGCGAAGGCCAGCCAGCCGGTGTAATCCTCCTCGTACAGCCACCGCTGCACGATGAACCGCGCCCCGAACACCGCCGCCAGCGCCGCGGTGGCCAGGTCGTAGCCGTAGACCGAGGACTTGTCCTTCTTCCACTTCATCGGCACGCGGTTCATCACGCTCCACAGCACCCCGACCAGCGGGTACCGGAACACGATGGTGAGCGCCACGATCGCGAAGCAGGCCAGGCTGAACCAGATCCCGACCAGGAAGAAGCCCTTCGCCGAACCCGTGCGGTAGGCGATGAACGACGAGATCGCGATGCCGATGAAACCGGACACGGCCGGCTTGATCGGCTCCTTGCGGACCGCGCGGAAGATCACGAAGAACACGCCGACGCCGACCGCGCTCCAGATCCCCGGCATCAGCCCGGCGAACGAGTTCACCAGCACGAACACCATCACCGGGAAGGACGAGTAGAACAGCCCCATCGCGCCGCCCATGTCCTCCCAGACCGTGGGCATCTTGCGTTCCTGCTGCTGGTTCTCGCCGTCGGCGTCCTGGCGATCGGTTCGCGGGTTTTCGCTCACGGTGTGTTACCACTCTGCTCGGGGTGCACGGACAAGCACGGCGTCAGGAAGTGGTCTGCAACTCGTAGTACGGGTTGTAGAGCACCTTGCGGCCGTCGCGGTCCGCCATCCTGCCACGTGCCTTCACCGTCCGCCCAGGCTCGATGCCCGGGATGCGGCGCCGGCCGAGCCAGACCAGGGTCACCCCGTCGGTCCCGTCGAACAGTTCGGCCTCCAGCGTGGCCACGTCGGCGGACGGGCACAGCTCGACGCTTCTGAGCCGCCCGAGCACGGTCACTTCCTCACCCGACCGGCAGTCGCAGGCGCGGCGCGCTCCGGACTTTTCGGACTCTTCGGAAAGATCGTCGGCGTCGAGCTCCTCGACGTCGGTGGTCAGCTTGCGAACCAACCGGCTGAAGTAGCCGCCGTCTTTGGCGGGCATATGCGGTGCTCCTGTGCTCCGGGGCCCCCGACTTGAACGGCCCGTGCCTAACCAGCGTAGCTTTTCCGGGCCAGGAAAACCGATTTCCACCCAGGATCGCAACGTGACCTGCACGACCGCCGTTCTGTTGCCCGGCACCGGATCCGACGAGATTTTTGTCCGCTCGGCCTTCGCGGGGCCGCTGTGTGCCGCCGGGATCGAGCTGGTCGCGCCCGCGCCACCGCCCGACGGCACGGCGCTGATCGAGGGTTATCTGGCCGCCTTCACCTCCGCCGCGGCGGAATCCGGCGGAAAACTGCTGGTGGGAGGCGTGTCACTGGGCGCGCACCTGGCGGCGGAGTGGGCGTTGCGAAATCCTGAACGGTGTTCTGGGCTGGTGCTCGCCCTGCCCGCGTGGAACGGCGTGCCGGACGGAGCGCCCGCCTCGGTCGCCGCGCGGATCTCGGCGGAAATGGTGGAGCGCGACGGCCTCGCGAACGCCCTGCGCACCGCCACCGACGGCGTGGCGCCCTGGCTGGCGGCCGAACTCCGGCGTGCCTGGCCCCGGCACGGCGACGCGCTGGCGGCCGGTCTGCGGGCGGCGGGCGGCCACCCGGCGCCGACCCTGGATGCCTTGGCGCGGTTGCGGGTTCCGGCCGGGATAGCGGCCTGCACGGACGATCCGGTGCACCCGGCGGCCGTCGCCCGCGCATGGGCGGCCGCGCTGCCGCGGGCGCGGGTGTGCGAAACCACCCTCGCGGCACTCGGCGAGGACCGCGAATCCCTCGGCCAAGCGGCGGTCGCCGCATGGCGGCAAGCGGGCACCCTCTAACGTCGGGCCGGTGCGACCGGATGAACACCACGACGACGGATTGCTCACCTGGCTGAGCGCCCTGGACAAGACCGCGCTCGCCGCCGTGCTCGCCCGGCGGCCGCTCGTCACCGAAGCACCGCGGCCCCGGCGGCTCGCGGACATCGCCGTGCGCCTGCACGACGAGGCGTCGATGATCGAGGCGATCGCGGACCTGACCGCACCGGGGGTGCAGTTCCTGCGAGCCGCGCAGCTCTGCCGTGCGCTCGGGCGGGAGGTGACGATCCCCGCGGTGGCGGAACTCCTCGGCACCACCGCCTCGGTGGTCGAACCACTGGTGGCCACGCTGGAAGAACGGGCGCTGGCCTGGCCGTTGCCTTCGGGCGCGCTCGGCGTCTGCGTGGCGTTCGACCCGTACGCCTACGGCGTGCACGGCCTCGGCATGCCGATGGCCGAACTCCTGGACGGCCTGGACGCGCGAGGGCTCCGCACCCTCTGCGCCCAGCACGGCGTTCCCGGCCGCAAGGAGCTGCTCGCTCTTTTCCGCGACGGCGAGCGGATGCGGGCGCTGATCGCCGAAGCCCCCGCCGACACGCGGGCGCTGCTGCACGACCTCGCCTGGCACGGTCCAGAGCGCGCGGACGTGCTGCCGATGGACCCGGAGAACGCGCGCGCGGAGGACTTCCCGGCGGGCTGGGCGGTCGAGCGCGCACTGCTGTTCGCCACCTTCTTCACCGAGGTGCACATGCCGCTCGAGGTGGCGCTGGCGGTGCGCGGGCCCGGCTACCACCTGCCGTTCGATCCCGAGCCGCCCGAGGTCACCACCGTCGCCGTGGACCAGGCGCGGATCGAGCCGGAAGCGGCCGAAGCAACGCTCCGCCTGCTGGCCCGGTACCGCGCGACCATCGACAGCGCGGCCGCCGAGCCGCTCGCCCTGCGCAAGACCGGGCAGGTGGGTGCGCGGATGGTCAACCGCCTCACCAAGCAGACCGGCGGGACCCGGGCCGAGATCGAACTGGTGCTGGCGCTGGCGCTCAAGGCCGGGCTGCTCGAGGCCACGCCGGAAGGCACCCTCGTCCCCTCCGGCGAAGCGATCCGGCTCCAGGCCGAACCGGACGGCACGACCCTGGTCGCGCTCCTGTCGATCTGGTGGGAAGCCGCCGACCACCCCGATGACCCCGAGAGCGCCCAGCACGAGATCGCCGGCGCCCGCATCCGCAGCCGGTTGCTGCCGTTGCTCGGCTCGTTCGGCCCTGGCCGCGGTCAGGCGGACGCAGCCGCGTTGACGGCACGCGTTTCCTGGCTGACCCCGCTCGTGGTCGCCGACGTGGTCGAGGACCAGATCCGGCAGGCGCTCGCGGACGCCGAGTTGCTCGGGTTGACCCGCGCTGGGACGCTCACCGAGCTGGGCAGGGCCGTGGTGGAGGCGGCCGAAGGCACCATCCTGCGCACGAACGCGCCCGGCCTGCTCGCCGCCGCCGGGAAGCTCACCGAGCCCGGCCCCGCGCCGTACGCGGAACCCGCGCGAGAGGACCCGGCCGAGCTGGCCGGGCGGCTGCTCGAGGTGCCCGCGGTGGGTCCGGAACCCGACTTCGACGCGTTGGCACGCGCTCTACGCCTGCCCGAGGACCGTCTCGGCCCCTTCCTCGCCGGCGCACCGATCGAACTCGAGTACGGCGGCGAGGTGATCTTGGCCGTGGCTCCCGAACCCCACGGGGATTCGGTCGAGGTGTGGGACGTCAAGCGGCGCGAATACCGGCTGCTGCGCACTTCGGACATCCGCTAGCCGGCGCCACGGCCCGGACACGAATGTGGCTTTCGGGGCGTTTCCGCCCCGAAAGCCACATTCGTGTTCGCTCAGCCGCCCTGTTGCTGGGCGGCGATGTGCTGCTGCACGGCCTCCGGCAGCTCGATCGTCAGGGGCGTGCGCACCGGCATCGGCGCGTCGCCGCGCACCACGATGGTGTGCCGCACGATCTCGCGCAGCACGTCCGGCGCCGCGGCCGCCTGCGACTGCGGGCCGGCGATCACCCCGCGCAGCATCCAGCGCGGCCCGTCCACCCCGATGAACCGCAGCGCCACCTCACCGACGATGGCCGACAGCTCCATGCCCCACTCACCGCGGCCCGGCTGCACCCTCGCGCCGTCCGCGCGCAGCTGGTCGGTCAGCTCCTTGCACACCTCGGTCCACAGCCCGCCGGACTTCGGCGCCGCGTACCCGCTGACCGTGACCTGCCCCACCGGCGTCACCACGTGCACCGCGCGCACCCCGCCGGTGGCCTGGTCCATCTCGACCTGCACCTGCGCGCCTTCGGGCACCGGCACCCGGACCGAACCGAGGTCGATGCGCGGGATCCCGTCGTCCTCCGGCGCGTCGGCGACGTCGTAGGGCCCGGTCGTCGCTTCCGGCTCGAGGTACGACTCGTCGTCGTAGTCGTCGTCAGCGTCAGTGTCGTCACTGTCCGGCGCCGCGTGCCTGCCCCTCGGCCGCTCGTCCGCCGCCGACGCGCGCCGCTTGCGTCCGAAAATCCCCACTACTTCTCCGTTCCCTCACCGGCGGGTACGCCGGAGCTCAACACCGCGTGGCCACCGGTCGACCCGTAACCGCCACCACCCCGCTCGGTCTCCGGCAGCTCCGCCACCTCGACGAACCGCGCGTGTTCGACGCGCTGCACCACCAGCTGCGCGATCCGGTCGCCACGCGCCAGCTTCAGCGGCTCCCTGGGGTCGTGGTTGATCAGGCACACCCTGATCTCCCCGCGATACCCGGAGTCGATCGTGCCCGGCGTGTTCACCACCGACAGCCCGGCCCGCGCGGCCAGCCCCGACCGCGGGTGCACGAACCCGGCATACCCCTCGGGGAGCGCGATCGCGATCCCCGTTCCGACCACCACCCGTTCCCCGGGGTCGAGCACCACGTCGGAGGTGGTGACGAGATCGGCACCGGCGTCACCCGGCCGGGCGTAGCCGGGCAGCGGGACGCCGGGATCTACCCGGGAGAGGAGTACCTGCACGCTGGACACGGGCCGCGAGACTACCCTGAACCCGTGACCGAGAGCGCGAACGTGGCCGAAGAACGGGCGAGCAAGATCACCGGCGAGGTGCTGCACTCCGAACGCCTCTACGTCCCGTGGTGGCTGTGGCCGCTCCCGCTGCTGGGTGGCGGCCTGCTCGCCGCCGAGATCCACATGGGCTATCCGGGCGTGCGTGCCTGGCTGCCCTACCTGATCGTGCTGCCGCTGGTGGTGGCGATCCTGCTCAGCATGGGCCGGACGAAGGTCCGCGTGCTGCGGCGCGACGGCGAAACCGAGCTGTGGGTGGGTGACGCGCATCTCCCCGTCCGCTTCGCCGGTGAGGTCGAGGTCATCGCCAAGAACGACAAGCGCCGCGCGCTGGGCCGGGACGCCGATCCCGCCGCGTTCGTGGTGCACCGCGGCTGGGTGGGCCCGGCGCTGCGGGTCCGGCTGGACGACCCCGCCG
Coding sequences within:
- a CDS encoding tetratricopeptide repeat protein, whose protein sequence is MAQPVWPARYRIDPESLRETIENPAELTLWLDAALARTPPSDPDDERAHRTAIGVAARMLERLDEAEVQLGRAVELATKPRDAVLARVRLAHVHQWQGRFTLAESEFRHCLRDAHLAGDQVHVVYQHAGKCAYDAGDWVLARERFATAMRLRLYGGDEELIEATRMALDAADAAVTAAAVGAELDRLVPAVHKLTATRLAPAIFDRHGLPPHAGTLVELGLLGVSKPVPLEVVRGLHRYVTGLEARLDALVAAGWLLKTAKTVVVSSRGRALLRQLAVAQAQTARTLWGEPVLGKSLADEVVSGAVGTSGGPVFDAVARLAEHNPDPGVAGDLFHRLNALRHHRADGHAAAWQAEGHTVRSVRRLAAGSPERVRIDALTDRIAARAYRPLSHQRRTELLSVLRGLRHEPLV
- a CDS encoding class I SAM-dependent RNA methyltransferase, translating into MSESWRGRRIELEIGAVAHGGHCVARAEGRVVFVRHGLPGERVIAEVTEDKGGSFCRADAVEVLTAAPERVTPPCPLSGPGLCGGCDWQHASPAAQREMKAAVITEQLRRLAGLEREVEVEELPGGPLGWRTRVRLVAGRDGRAGLRAHRSHRVIPLAGNGCPITVPGALDGVLARKWRPGSEIEVAVDGDGQVHVDSAGVAVQHAAGRDWRLDAHGFWQVHPAAADTFAGVVGEWARAPRTGRVWDLYAGVGLFASVLAEQVGERGNVLAVESGRRAVVDGTANLVDLPQVHWRSGLVEDVLDALDPEDERPDVVVLDPPRKGAGKAVVDAIAEGSPERVVYVACDPAALARDVATFGEHGYELAELRAFDAFPMTHHVECIALLR
- a CDS encoding DUF3710 domain-containing protein, translated to MGIFGRKRRASAADERPRGRHAAPDSDDTDADDDYDDESYLEPEATTGPYDVADAPEDDGIPRIDLGSVRVPVPEGAQVQVEMDQATGGVRAVHVVTPVGQVTVSGYAAPKSGGLWTEVCKELTDQLRADGARVQPGRGEWGMELSAIVGEVALRFIGVDGPRWMLRGVIAGPQSQAAAAPDVLREIVRHTIVVRGDAPMPVRTPLTIELPEAVQQHIAAQQQGG
- a CDS encoding OB-fold nucleic acid binding domain-containing protein, with translation MPAKDGGYFSRLVRKLTTDVEELDADDLSEESEKSGARRACDCRSGEEVTVLGRLRSVELCPSADVATLEAELFDGTDGVTLVWLGRRRIPGIEPGRTVKARGRMADRDGRKVLYNPYYELQTTS
- a CDS encoding potassium channel family protein, with protein sequence MRVAIAGAGAVGRSIAAELVDAGHQVMLIERQSDQFMPETVEQADWVLGDACEVSTLEESDIELCDVVIAATGDDKVNLVVSLLAKTEFAVRRVVARVNNPANEWLFNDAWGVDVAVSTPRMLAAMVEEAVSVGDLVRLMTFRQSQANLVEITLPEETPLAGRPVADLALPRDAALVTILRGERVIVPQPDDPLEAGDELLFVSQSDVEPEIRAALGY
- a CDS encoding potassium channel family protein; translated protein: MHVVIMGCGRVGASLAAALERLGHEVAVIDRDQQSFRRLGSDFHGQQVVGVGFDRRVLTEAGIERAGAFAAVSSGDNSNIISARVARETFGVEHVVARIYDHKRAAVYERLGIPTVATVPWTTDRFLRTLLPDGVASAWRDPSGTVALLQLPLHEDWIGRSVAQLQAETGARVAFIMRFGTGVLPDSKAVLQSGDVVYVAAHSGTVSDVTSVAARAPEEEN
- a CDS encoding alpha/beta fold hydrolase gives rise to the protein MTCTTAVLLPGTGSDEIFVRSAFAGPLCAAGIELVAPAPPPDGTALIEGYLAAFTSAAAESGGKLLVGGVSLGAHLAAEWALRNPERCSGLVLALPAWNGVPDGAPASVAARISAEMVERDGLANALRTATDGVAPWLAAELRRAWPRHGDALAAGLRAAGGHPAPTLDALARLRVPAGIAACTDDPVHPAAVARAWAAALPRARVCETTLAALGEDRESLGQAAVAAWRQAGTL
- a CDS encoding APC family permease; translation: MSKFATAVKRLVLGRPFRSDRLAHTLLPKRIALPVFASDALSSVAYAPEEIFLTLSVAGLASFTMSPWIGLVVVVVMLAVVASYRQNVHAYPSGGGDYEVATVNIGPKAGLTVASALLVDYVLTVAVSISAAAANIGALVPFVAEHKVMFCIGGILLLSAMNLRGIRESGSTFAVPTYAFMLGIFVMITYGLYRTLVAGEELKADSAGLQLAQDNEHLTGLAMVFLVLRAFTQGCAALTGVEAISNGVPAFRKPKSRNAATTLLMLGTIAVTMFMGIIVLARETGVVLAENPAEQLLNAPPGYTQDTLVVQLAETVFSGFAPGFFFVTVVTALILVLAANTAFNGFPVLGSILAQDRFLPRQLHTRGDRLAFSNGILFLAGFAIVLVVAFDAEVTRLIPLYTVGVFVSFTLSQIGMLRHWNRLLGNTEKPPAPAERRRMRQSQSINAFGLVMTGSVLVIVLITKFLAGAWIAIVAMVAIFGVMSAIRKHYDRVAEELRKDDEMPVVLPSRNHAVVLVSQLHRPTLRALAYAKATRPDVLEAVTVNVDDADTRKLVSEWGKKGFKVPLKVVESPYREITKPVLDYVKRIRGDNPRHVVTVFIPEYVVGHWWEQVLHNQSALRLKGRLLFQPGVMVTSVPWQLKSSEKAYDRAGRERPAAGDVRRGLMGSSTSERGQ
- the dut gene encoding dUTP diphosphatase, which produces MSSVQVLLSRVDPGVPLPGYARPGDAGADLVTTSDVVLDPGERVVVGTGIAIALPEGYAGFVHPRSGLAARAGLSVVNTPGTIDSGYRGEIRVCLINHDPREPLKLARGDRIAQLVVQRVEHARFVEVAELPETERGGGGYGSTGGHAVLSSGVPAGEGTEK
- a CDS encoding DUF3093 domain-containing protein, producing MTESANVAEERASKITGEVLHSERLYVPWWLWPLPLLGGGLLAAEIHMGYPGVRAWLPYLIVLPLVVAILLSMGRTKVRVLRRDGETELWVGDAHLPVRFAGEVEVIAKNDKRRALGRDADPAAFVVHRGWVGPALRVRLDDPADPTPYWLFSTRKPEALAKLLSEPRSA